A portion of the Cygnus olor isolate bCygOlo1 chromosome 15, bCygOlo1.pri.v2, whole genome shotgun sequence genome contains these proteins:
- the C15H16orf72 gene encoding UPF0472 protein C16orf72 homolog encodes MEDKKEEGEAEIQEHGPEHWFSKWERQCLAEAEQEEALAPELQDEAAAQPEHKQQKLWHLFQNSATAVAQLYKDRVCQQPGLSLWVPFQNAATAVTNLYKESVDAHQRSFDVGIQIGYQRRNKDVLAWVKKRRRTIRREDLISFLCGKVPPPRNTRAPPRLTVVSPNRATSTETSSSVETDLQPFREAIALHGLSGAMASISVRSSTPGSPTHVSSGSNASRRRNGLHDVDLNTFISEEMALHLDNGGTRKRTSAQCGDVITDSPTHKRNRMI; translated from the exons ATGGAGGACAAGAAGGAGGAGGGCGAGGCGGAGATCCAGGAGCACGGCCCCGAGCACTGGTTCAGCAAGTGGGAGCGGCAGTGCTTGGCCGAGGCTGAGCAAGAGGAGGCGCTGGCCCCGGAGCTGCAGGACGAGGCGGCGGCGCAGCCCGAGCACAAGCAGCAGAAGCTCTGGCACCTCTTCCAGAACTCGGCTACCGCCGTGGCGCAGCTCTACAAGG aCCGGGTGTGCCAGCAGCCGGGGCTCTCCCTCTGGGTCCCCTTCCAGAATGCAGCCACTGCGGTCACCAACCTCTACAAAG AGAGTGTGGATGCCCATCAGCGAAGCTTTGATGTAGGAATTCAGATTGGCTATCAGCGTCGGAATAAGGATGTGTTAGCGTGGGTTAAAAAACGCAGAAGAACTATTCGTAGAGAAGACTTGATCAGCTTCCTATGTGGAAAAGTTCCTCCTCCAAGAAATACTAGAGCTCCCCCAAGACTGACTGTAGTATCCCCTAACCGAGCTACTTCCACAGAAACTAGCTCATCTGTAGAGACTGATTTGCAACCCTTCCGTGAAGCCATAGCTCTGCATG gTCTTAGTGGTGCAATGGCTAGTATAAGTGTTCGCTCAAGTACCCCAGGCTCTCCTACTCACGTGAGCAGTGGCTCCAATGCTAGTCGAAGGAGAAATGGACTCCATGATGTTGATTTGAACACTTTCATATCAGAAGAAATGGCACTCCACTTGGACAATGGTGGAACTAGAAAGCGTACCTCAGCCCAGTGTGGCGATGTCATTACAGACTCACCAACTCATAAACGCAACAGAATGATCTAA